A stretch of Thermoanaerobacter uzonensis DSM 18761 DNA encodes these proteins:
- a CDS encoding ferritin-like domain-containing protein — protein MGTKGREIVGKDVDKIIEALNKAFADEWLAYYQYWIGAKVVRGPMGGAVAAELSEHAGEELEHAEKIAERIIKLGGTPVVKPEDWYKLTNCGYDVPDNPDVKVLLEQNIKGEQCAIEVYNKMLSELKDVDPVTYHLILEILEDEIEHEEDLETLQENMEMFHKK, from the coding sequence GTGGGAACAAAAGGAAGAGAAATAGTGGGGAAAGATGTAGACAAAATTATTGAGGCTCTAAATAAAGCTTTTGCTGATGAGTGGTTAGCATACTATCAATATTGGATAGGGGCCAAAGTTGTCAGAGGACCTATGGGGGGAGCTGTAGCAGCTGAACTTTCAGAACATGCAGGTGAAGAATTAGAACACGCAGAAAAAATAGCTGAACGCATTATCAAATTAGGGGGAACTCCTGTAGTAAAGCCAGAAGATTGGTATAAACTGACCAATTGTGGATATGATGTGCCAGATAATCCGGATGTGAAAGTATTGTTAGAACAAAATATTAAAGGTGAGCAATGTGCTATTGAAGTTTATAATAAAATGCTTTCAGAATTGAAAGATGTTGACCCTGTAACTTATCATTTAATATTAGAAATATTAGAAGATGAAATTGAGCATGAGGAAGATTTAGAGACACTACAGGAAAATATGGAAATGTTTCATAAAAAATGA
- a CDS encoding 2-oxoacid:acceptor oxidoreductase subunit alpha, whose protein sequence is MDYTILIGGEAGQGIDTTANLLAKILKRHGFYVFSNSDYMSRIRGGHNFIQIRFSDIPLHSHISKNDIILALNKETIEIHRKNLSKTGVIICDKDIPSDGIKEKALALPLLETAKELKNQKIFTTVGLGAILKYFDLDFSIGEKAIKEEFNKDIAELNLQALKRGYALIDAKISLKASEDKNILINGNQSVALGAISAGCKFYCGYPMTPSTGILSFMSYHSNEMGIAVEQVEDEIAALNMALGASYAGVRAMTGSSGGGFALMVEALSLAGMIEVPVVVIDVQRPAPATGFPTRTEQADLQFVIHAGHGEFARMVIALRDVEDAFYQTARAFNIAEKYQIPVLLLSDQHLADSLKTVKPFDFDKITIERHISGEEAITEEEYKRYKITQTGISPRILPGKIPGQIVLVDSDEHDEWGHITESAVIRKSMVEKRLRKFEYLKNEIQEPWFIGKENPENLVIGWGSTYGAIKEAVENLVDEGISVGALIFGDIWPLPTQRLLELSKNAKKIIDIEQNATAQLESLIRQEALIKATHKILKYDGRPFSSDEVYEKIKEVLS, encoded by the coding sequence ATGGATTACACAATTTTAATTGGTGGGGAAGCTGGACAAGGCATTGACACAACTGCAAATCTTCTAGCAAAGATTTTGAAAAGACACGGCTTTTATGTCTTTTCCAATAGCGATTACATGTCTAGAATTAGAGGTGGACATAATTTCATACAAATAAGATTTTCAGATATTCCTTTACATTCTCATATTTCAAAAAATGATATAATACTTGCGTTAAATAAAGAAACTATTGAAATCCATCGTAAAAACCTTTCTAAAACTGGTGTTATAATATGTGACAAAGATATTCCTTCAGATGGCATAAAAGAAAAAGCGTTGGCACTTCCTCTTTTGGAAACTGCAAAAGAACTAAAAAATCAAAAAATCTTTACAACAGTGGGATTAGGCGCTATTCTTAAATATTTCGATTTAGATTTTTCTATAGGAGAAAAAGCAATAAAAGAAGAGTTTAATAAAGATATAGCAGAACTCAATTTACAGGCCTTAAAAAGAGGCTATGCCCTTATTGATGCAAAAATTTCTTTAAAAGCATCAGAAGATAAAAATATACTAATAAATGGAAATCAATCTGTGGCCTTAGGTGCAATTTCTGCTGGATGTAAATTTTACTGTGGATATCCCATGACCCCTTCTACTGGAATACTCTCCTTTATGTCCTATCACTCTAATGAAATGGGAATAGCAGTAGAGCAAGTGGAAGACGAAATAGCAGCTCTTAATATGGCATTGGGTGCTTCCTATGCTGGTGTTAGAGCTATGACAGGTTCCTCAGGTGGTGGTTTTGCACTAATGGTAGAAGCTCTTAGTCTAGCTGGAATGATTGAAGTCCCTGTGGTAGTTATTGACGTGCAAAGACCTGCACCAGCAACGGGTTTCCCTACTAGGACCGAACAGGCTGATTTGCAATTTGTAATACACGCAGGGCACGGTGAATTTGCAAGAATGGTAATTGCTTTAAGAGATGTAGAAGATGCCTTTTACCAAACGGCAAGAGCTTTTAATATAGCCGAAAAATATCAGATTCCTGTTTTACTTTTAAGTGACCAACACTTAGCAGATAGCTTAAAAACTGTAAAGCCTTTTGATTTTGATAAAATCACCATAGAAAGGCATATATCTGGAGAAGAAGCCATAACAGAGGAAGAGTATAAAAGATACAAAATAACGCAAACAGGTATATCTCCCCGCATATTGCCTGGAAAAATACCTGGACAAATCGTTTTAGTAGATAGCGATGAACATGATGAATGGGGACACATAACAGAAAGCGCTGTTATAAGAAAATCTATGGTAGAAAAAAGACTTAGAAAATTTGAATATTTAAAAAATGAAATACAGGAGCCTTGGTTTATAGGAAAAGAAAATCCTGAAAATTTAGTAATAGGCTGGGGTTCGACTTATGGTGCAATAAAAGAAGCTGTTGAGAATCTGGTTGATGAAGGAATCTCCGTAGGAGCCTTAATATTTGGCGATATATGGCCTTTACCGACACAAAGACTTTTAGAGTTAAGCAAAAACGCTAAAAAAATAATAGATATAGAACAAAATGCTACAGCTCAGCTTGAAAGTTTGATTAGGCAAGAAGCTCTTATAAAAGCAACTCACAAAATTTTAAAATATGATGGCCGTCCTTTTAGTAGTGATGAAGTATACGAAAAAATAAAGGAGGTACTCTCATGA
- a CDS encoding class II SORL domain-containing protein — translation MGKFGELYQSGDWKGEKHVPVIHIKDKVKKGEIVELRVNIGEEIPHPNTLEHHIKWLKVYFYGEGDKFPVEIGNYVMNSHGEYGVFTEPDITIKFKVEKSGIIYATSYCNIHGLWENSKKVEVE, via the coding sequence ATGGGTAAATTTGGTGAATTATATCAAAGTGGAGATTGGAAAGGTGAAAAGCATGTACCTGTAATACATATAAAAGACAAAGTAAAAAAAGGAGAAATAGTAGAACTAAGAGTTAATATTGGAGAGGAGATTCCTCATCCAAATACATTAGAGCACCATATTAAATGGCTGAAGGTTTATTTTTATGGAGAAGGGGATAAATTCCCTGTTGAAATAGGGAATTATGTGATGAATAGCCATGGAGAATACGGCGTTTTTACAGAGCCTGATATAACTATAAAGTTTAAAGTTGAAAAATCAGGTATAATTTATGCTACAAGTTATTGCAATATACATGGTCTATGGGAAAACAGCAAAAAAGTAGAGGTTGAATAA